Genomic window (Juglans microcarpa x Juglans regia isolate MS1-56 chromosome 2S, Jm3101_v1.0, whole genome shotgun sequence):
CTTCATGACAGAGGAGTTCTAAGCAGTCCTCTATCCCTTTAGCAACCCATGAAGCCGATAAACTATATCGACACATGAACTTAGCCATCCATTTGCTACGTTCAAAGATGTGAAAGctatttcctccctctttcgtAAAAACAAAAGTGTTTTTATTCCACCTTCAACCACCTTTCACATTCCATCTAAGGCAATTCCACATCGTGTGTAGTCATCCTCTGATCCCAAATCACAAGATCGTCTCACAAGATCATCTCGCATCGTCAtctcaagaagaaaaaatattatatgggAATAAAATGCAGATATGATGTAGATTTTATGCTTATTAAGCTTAAACTATACCAGATTTGCACCGACAAAATCAAAAGAAAGGTTTCCTGAGAAAATCTCGGTCGCTGGAGGGAGGACTGACGGTCTTGGCGGTGGCGGGGGTCCCAATGTATTGTAAGAAGGTTATGGATCTGCAATTGTCTTACCTGAGTAAGACCGCCGAAAGAGTCCCAGCCTGTTTCTACATAGAAAGGCCTCCAAGCCCATCTTCCATTACCCTTTTGGGGAGATTGTATACTCACTACTCCATACATGATAAATAGAACTCCAACTCCATTACTCTCTTACAAAACACCAAATGAGATGTTGTTTTCCACTCCTCATTCTTACTCTCATTTACTAGTGTTTGTATCCCTCTGATATGCATCCACTCACTATTTTTCATAATCATTCTAAGTTTTTATCTAGAGCTCATCGATGCATCTTTCTTGGGTACTCATTTGCTGTTAAGGGATATAAGCTATATGATCTTGaccctaaaattatttttgtctctCGTGAGGTCATTTTCCATGAAAATATATTCCCTTACAAATATGTTGCTTCTAGGTCTATTTCTTCTAATGATGATCCTTTTTTGGTCCTTCTTAAGCCCATTTGTATCATGTTTCTATCCaacataatacaaataattcTAATCCCATTTTTTTGGATAATTCTTCTTTGaataattttgatgataacTATTCCATTGCCCCACGCGGATCCACTAGAATTAGACATAACCCTTCTTACTTGTAGTCTTATCACTACCAATTAATTCTTTTGCTACATGTCCATCATCTTCTACAAGTGATGTTTCAGATGACACAGGTAATCCTCACTGTCTCCATCATTTCCTTTCATATGATAGATTGTCTATCCCTCATAGAAATTTTCTTTGGCGGTTTCTTCTACTTTCGAACCCAAATACTATCATGAAactatcaaattttcacattggGGAGAAGCCATGGAAGTTGAAATTGTAGCTCTTGAGTCTAATAAAACATGGTCACTCACTGATTTTTCTATTGGTAAGACACCAATTGGATGCAAACGGGTGTATAAAATGAAGTATAATTCTAATGGAATTATAGAATGATACGAATCATTCTATAATTGGCATCTTTATCAACTTGATGCCAATAATGGATTCTTGCATGGCGATCTACAAGAGGAGGTATATATGTCCCTACCTTCTGGTTTTGCTAGCAAGGGGGAGCCGCGTGTATGTAGATTGCTCAAGTCTCTCTATGGCTTAAAACAAGTCTCATGTCAGTGGTACTCCAAACAATCTAATTATTTGCAAATTTCATTATTGCTAGCAACAATTATGTCATCAATATAGAACCAAACAACTAAGAAAAATCTCCAGAATGCTTAGTAAAGAGTGAGTAGTCAGATTTAGATTGGAAGTTGTAATAGATTTTAAGCCTCCTTTACCTCACCATCACTAGACCTGACTTATCCTATTCAGTACAAGTCTTAAGTCAATTCATAGATAAACCTATGCATTCTCACATGACAGCTGCACAACATGTTATGAGATACTTGAAGTCGACACTAGGGCAAGGCATTTTTATGTCGACTTCTTTCAGTTTCCATTTGAAAGCCTTTAGTGATTATGACTAGGTTGCGTGTGTGTGCACTCAAATATCAATTAcaagcttttttgtttttcttgggaCTCTCTCATATCTTGAAAGTCAAAGAAGCAAACTACCATATCTCATTCATCAGCTAAAGTAGAGTATAGAGCTTTAGCTTCCACTTCATGTGAGATTACATATATGGCTTATTTCACTTCTTAAGAACTTTGTCATTGAACACATGCATCAGCTAGCGTTACTCTTTTGTGGCAGTCAAGATGCACTCCACATTTCAGCCAATCCTGTATTCCACAAGGGGACGAAGCATATAGAAATAGATTGCCATCTAGTTCTGGACAAAATCTTGTCTAGGATGATTAAAACACTGCATGATTCATCTACCAATCAATTGGCTGATCTATTGACTAAAGCTAGCTTTCCCTTGCACTTAGTTTCATTCACTTCTTTCCAAGATGGGTGTGTTAGACATCCAcactccatcttgagggggagtgttagaatatatataattaaattacttGTAACTGATTCTGGTACTCTCGTAGCCAGTTAGATAGTTTTTCTCATTGTATAAATAAACCCGTGTAAATTCATTCAGAGCAATTCATTCATTTTCGCTTTCTGTTTTGGTTTTCCTCATTTGCTTTTCTGATATCTAGTACTGGTCTTCAAATTAGCAGGAGTACTCGATGACAATTGAGAAAtgctattatttttcataagggTATATATCCAAGGCTTTTTGCCTCGACTACTCACCTGGCAATTACCGGACCCCGCCAGACCTTGAGGGTGGGGCCTCAAGAGAATTATTGGGAAAGTTGAGTTTCAAACTCTTCTACTACGTAAGGTGCTCATCAAGCTCTGCTTTCTATTAGCTTTTCCTTGCTCTTATGTGATAATCTTTACTTACATTTAAGAGGGGCTTTTAATCAAACAGAGAAGTCTCAGTCATTGACTTCGACATCTAAAGCCTCTTAGGAAAGGATGTTGATGTAGCTTACACGTGAAATGCATGTTCACCGCTTAAAACTGGATGTTTCCGGATATTCCAAGTTCAGTGGACATGATGATCGGTTTGTTTTCTTTAGCTATCATGCACGACTAGAGTAATGACGGAAACAATATCCATCACAAGAAGCTATACACAGCTCTGAAAATGgtctcttttctttattttgtatgTGGAAAATGATATGCTTTtgaccaaaataattaattaagcttaTTGCTTGCTGCAATTGCAAATACTATGGACCGCAAACGTTTACCAGTTTGTACGACTACAATAGGCACGGAAACGCCAGCCGAtaaggttgattttttttttttttggagataaGTTGATAAGGATGAATTTGTTTCTGCCTACGTCAATATATAAGCTGgacaactttttcttcaaactggtCGGAGGAAAACCCGTTAACATCATGCAGCTTAATTAGATTAATCACATCGgccatttattaaaaaaaaattattaatcacAATAAATATAGTGACACgtcacttattaaaaaattttaaaaaattaagacacaaacattaaattatagaaggaatctaaaattttagacacaaacattaaaaaaaaaaataccgaaCGGTCAAACCGGTACATTTGGGACTGCAGAGTAGGCTTTTTCATGTAATTAACGGTTAACTTTAACTTTAGTTTTTGACAAATTTCTACGGCTCTGCAGAGGACATAACTCATGCCTATCGGTAATGCATGCAAACTTTGTCCCTTATCTTCAGCTCAGCTGCAATTTTCCTTTATGCcggaattctctctctctctcgtaaaaaaaaatacaggaaaTGAGTACAGTGTCTTATAATgataattagatttttaccCCTTTTTAACCAGATTAATTTTAAGTGTTATTAACAGTGGGGCAGTGGTGGCAGAAGCTAGGTTAGTACAAaaggttatttatttatttattttgtgtttgaaaaattgtagtgaattaaatattttgagtgaaaatatttttattgggttttaaaaaataagaaagaaaaagctgaataaaaatattataaaattaaaaaattgtttgaatataatttttgttttgaaatttctaaaagttgtagtaattttgtgtttgaataataattaagtaatgattagatgaaaaaattaaaaaataatttgtatttgaatgattttttagaatgaaattatgaaaattctaaaaatcttaaaaattctcAACGTCCAAACTTAAAACACCAACACCTCATAATCGGTTGGGGCCATTGGAGATGCACGTGgaccttaattatatatttatttttcatacatgtatttatttatttattgtccataCTCTTATGGTTTGTATGGATATAGTACTCTACTTGATCTGGTCATTACGTTGAATAAATTCAAACTTATAGGTTTGCAACTTTTCAGCCGAGTTTCATCAATGCTTAGCTTATGTACTTGAGATGCTCACTGATAGCTAACCAAAGTGGACGATTCAATGCCTCTATATGGGTTCGCCACCACTAGAAAATCCTATGCAAGCAACAATAAATGTCATAAAGTTCCCACGATTTGTCTCTCCTTCTTTATACGTGATGAATTATCTAATTCGATTAAGTGATTGGGGAtaatttttattccaattcTTCTATACCCATGCGAGTTTGCACATGACCAGGCGCACGAATCTGACGTGTCAGAACACCACGTCATCACttattaaaagaagaagaagaagaaaacagaaaaacacGAAGAAGAAAACCAGCTCCTGTGAGACCCAATCGTTCTTCCATATCCTCCCTCTTTAGTGTGCAAAACGAGATCCAATCGTTGTTTCTGAGGTTCCTTCATCCAATTAGATTGGTATTGTAACTTTTATTGTCTAGGAGCATCAAGAAAAACTACATTCCCTTCAGTATGCACTCCCAAATCGTTAGATTTGAAGGTCTGCTACACTCTTAGGAAGAAGACGAGGCAGACAATGTCACTATctactctcttttattttcacctAAAGAACTAAAAGAACTAGTAGCTCCGTGTTCTTGGTATTCTGCCAAAACATTAGATTCTCATGGTGtcgttttcttattttttataaagattgaGATGCTCAATGATATGTAAGATATGTAACATGTAATTTGCAAGATTTAGATACCAACCTAaatcttgtaattttttgttaCACACTTGCTTTCTATTCTTCTACGtttatcatctcatttcccaTTAATTCCTTATGGCTCCCAAAACCTAGAAGAAACCTGCTGAGAAGAAGCCCGTTGAGGAGAAGAAATCGACAGTTGCAGAGAAGGCTCCAGTTGAGAAGAAGCCCAGGGCCGAAAAGAAGTTCCTAAAGGAAGGTGGAGCTGGCGCCtcgaacaagaagaagaagcggACCAAGATGAGTGTCGAGACCTACAAGATctgagtggtttggattcagagatgaattgagatgagttgagatggtttgtgaatagtagaataaaaattgaattatttattatattttgtgttgaaatttgataaagttattttggaatttgaaaaagttgaattgtttattatattttgtgtggaaatttgaaaaaattgtaataatggtatgagatgagttttgaatgcaaatggGACATCTTCAAAGCTTAAACAAGTCCACCTCGATATCGGGATCTCCAGCAAGGCCATGGGGATCACGAACAGCTTCATTAAAGACATCTTTGAGAAGCTCACTCAGGAGGCTTCCCAACTTGCGAGGTACAACAAGAAGCCCACCATCACCTCTCGGGAGATCCAGACCGGGTGCGCCTCGTGCAACCCAGTGAACTCGCCCAGCACGCTGTTTCTGAGGGGACCAAGGTGGTCACCAAGTTTACTAGCTCTTAGACATAGGTGGTGCCGGTTGATGTTTTTTGTGCAGAAGTTGGATCATATTGGAGAAGGAGATCAAAACGCACCGCATCACTCAGGCGTCTTCCACACACCATTTCATTTGGCGTTCTTTTCTCCCCAGCCCATATTAGAACACACCGTTTCATTTTATCGCTAGCATGCCAACTGGATTCATCCACGAATTCGTCCACCAAAATGACTGCATGTAGAGTTTTTGTCTCTATTTTGAATTATTACCTTACCCGCTTAAACAAACTAGCTAAATCAAATGGGTAAGTTGATTAACCCGTTGACCTTTTGGCCATATTTTAATGTCAAGCACTTGCCAATTAACccctctatatttttttaaacaaaggTTAGGTGTAGGGATTCCTCCTCACGCAACCTTCGTTAGAAAGGGGTAAGTGCCATCAAAATCACAAAGGCCATTGGCACTTACCTCTACACACACTAGTTTATTTGGACCAAATAATTATATACTTAAGAACAAACAATATGAAATCACAAGTTAAGACCATCAAATGCACTAATCATGTTTCACCCATTGGCATGTTCTCAAACATGTCATCTCAACACcactcaaaaaaagaaaattaactcAACAGATTGTCCCATGGATCACATAAGGGTCAATTTTGAACCAAGTTTCCCCTATGTTGAATAGTTCAAATTATtacattaatataaattttgcaGCTTGAATGATGTCAAATGATTCCATTTACGTTTGCTGTAGATCCAGTGATGTCAGATGcaggttttatttattattagtattattaccCCTATGAGAAGGCAGACAAAGTCAGAGGCCAAACTTTGCCAACTACTATAATCTTCTCCACACTATTATATCTCAagcattatataattaattaaaattataaaatttaattaggaTACATATAAACAGTCTAACTAGAAACAAAACTGGGAAATTGACAAACCAGAAAGATAACCCTTGGGGTAAGTATATTTGAAGAGAAACACTACTTTGCCTTTCTATTTGTACTGCTTCATTTGACTGtttggtaaaaaaatatattttttttcttagtaattaaagaagtgattttaaatgtattgatatattttttttattttttaaaaatatttaaatgtattaaaaaaatataaaaaaaaattaacactaGGCGGTACGCCCAGCcgtaagagtggggcggcagagtagccccaCTCATATTTGAAAGGTCCATGTCAAACTAACCCTTTATGAACTTGGAAGTTATCTCCACAAAAAACTTGGAACATTTTCCAGAAGATGCTTGCTGCAGAAGTTTAAGAATTCTGGGAAAGTTCTGATATTTCACTAGATCCCATGAATCGATTAAGTTTGCTCATTTTGCAACTCAATTTCATGTTCTTCCTTGTCAAAGCACAATCTTCCCCAAACCAAGGGGATGGTCCACGAAAATTTCAACCAAGTCTTGGTGTTGTCTTAGGAATCCTCTTAATCATGTTCTCCGTGACAGTCCTCCTTCTGCTCTATGCCAAATTCTATCATCGGAGAGGATTTGTTCATGGCAATACACAGAACTTTGGATTTCTCAGATCAAGTTCTCGATTTTCCGGGATCGATAAAACTGTTATTGAGTCGCTTCCTTTCTTTAGATTCTCTTCGCTCAAGGGTACAAAGGATGGACTTGAATGTTCAGTCTGTCTATCCAAATTTGAAGATGCCGAAATCCTCCGGCTACTGCCCAAGTGCAAGCATGCCTTTCACATTGAATGCATCGACAATTGGCTTGTAAAGCACTCGAGCTGTCCTCTTTGCAGGCACAGGGTAAGCGCTGAAGACCCATCAATTTTTACATACACAAACAGTATGAGATTGATGGAGCAATCAGAGCGGAGAGTTGACTCCAACATAGAGCTCTTTGTCCAGAGAGAAGACGAGAATCGAGGGTCTTCAAGATTCAGTATTGGAAGTAGCTTTCGAAAAGCTGAAAAGGGCAGTAATACTAATAAGGAAGAGAAATCGTTGATCCAGGAAGAAGATGGTGGGGGAGATGAGGATCACCATAAAGTCTTGCATAAGCACAACCACAAGATCATTGTATCTGACTTTGTTTTCAAGAATCGGTGGAGCAGTGTGAGTTCTTCAGACCTAATTTTCTTGAACTCAGAGATGATAACCGCCATGTCAAGCAACAGATTCTCTTCTCTCACTCTGGATTCAAACAACGAGCAGTTCTCCACGGCCAGAGGTGTAGAAAATGAGCAGGTTAAGACGATCAAAGaagagatggagatgaagaGATCATTTGAAAGCAAGATTAGCACACTGAGCAATACAGGTCCAGTTTTGCTTCCAGGCCTTGCTTCTGCATCAGATTTTGCAGTAAATATTAGCCAGACATCAAGGCTTATGAATCCAGGAGAGAGAAGATCAATGTCAGAAATCACTGCCCTTTCAAGACATGGAGATTCGGGTATGATCAAGAGCAGAATTGAGGAGTCTTATATAGTTGGAAACGGGGTGAAAGAGGAAAGAATCAGGCGGCTTTGGTTGCCAATTGCCAGAAGAACAGTTCAATGGTATGCCAATAGAGAAAGAAGGTCCCAACAGAATCAGAAAACACCACAAGCACTAGATGTATAATTCAGATTATAGGTATCTCCAAAGAATGCCATTTACACCACTTTTACTTGAATTCCTGGATACAGTTTCATGCAGATTTTAGGTAATACATACTTTGATAAAGATGGATACAGTTTCATGGTTCTGAATCTCTGATGTTCTGATGAGATTTAGTTTTCctcaaaatagattaaaaaaaaaaaaaaaaactatagacaTGAAGGCCCCACTTTATTTGTCAAGGCTGGCCTTAGCACTTAAAAGTTGAAATTGTGAACCTCTTGAGATGAAGATTTTTGTCATGCCTTGCAATAGAATGGAAGCAAGACATTGGATAAATTCTTTGACTTCTCCACCACACTGTGACATGTAAAACATGAGCTTTGTGTTATTTTTCTAAATCATCTTGGAGAaataagatggaaaaaaaaaaaaattactctttGTACTCTCGAATTATCAAGAGAAGAATAAGTGTGGAGGGATtgagtataaatattttaatttaaaaattttaggaacacatttaacaaattgaaaaaaaaaaaaaaaactgagtaaaaaataaggaaaaataaagaaatttcaaaCTTACATTCTTCCATGAATACTGGTAATTATACATCTAAACTTTTCATATGTTGCAATTATGAGAAGAGGTTGAACTATGGAAACGATCTAcatatgaattataaaaaaaaatggtagtaTATGTGAACTATAAACtaagttttgtattttgttttatagcaataacatcatatatttaaaagtttttaagcAGTGCAATTGAATACTGCGTAGCCAGCTATCCAatgaatttgagatttttttgttaaatatgtttCACCCAGGTAATTACATCCTAAGCTAACAAAATTGACGCATTGTACGTGCCcccaaactatatatatatatatatatatatatatatatatatatatatatatatataaaatgtaaaagcaatatgcacttttctttttcttttttttttttttttttttggcttgatTTATTGAAAACCGATGCAATCTGTGGACTACAAGCTGAGAGAATGACCATTTCTTATGCCAATACGGCCAAGGAAATTCAGTTCCAAAAAGTGTCAAAAGCAAAATGGGCCTTAATTATAAACGGGCCATAACATAAAGCCCATGTCTATTCATTTCTTAGGCCTGTTCAGTTTGTCAAATATGCTACCATGCATCCCATACCTTTGTTTTTAACAAATGGAAACGGATCGGTGCCATTGGGCCGAAGGCTAGAGGTACCATGCATCCACAACCAATGCAGAATCATGAcatcttattatataatatgattaaaaaaaaaaaaaaaaactctagttTTCGAGTTTTGGACATTATGCATGTTTGGATATGGAGTATCTAATTTTGTAAATGgtagtgaaattatttaagttttggacatttagatgttttattggtattgaaaattgagagaaaaaaggttgaataaaaattttacaaaattaaaaactgtttggatatattttttaatataattttcatttttatgtttgtgagaattgtattgatttttatgttttgttttgaaatttataaaaattgaattgatttttgcatttatataatgattagataatgattaaataaaaactttaaaaattaaaaattaaaaattaaaaattaaaaattaaaaaatatttcgtgTTTGGTGAAGTTTGGAgataaaattatgagaagttctcgtaattttgagaattcttggCCTCTCCAAACATTTCATAAATTTGGCTTGAAAATTAGATAGGCCCGGCCATCTTTCCCATAATGTTAAAACTGGCAGTTAATTGGATTGAGGGCAGAACTAGCTCAACAACAGTCGTTGACTCGTTGGTCTAGTTCAGGTGGTAAAGGATGTTTTTGTTGGtagtttatatatgtttttgttaagaatgtaaatgtaattattaataaatattaataaatctttttgtgatttcttttgttGGTTGGCGAGCGTGAACtcctaatttatattatatatatatatatatatatatgagatttatataaaaaaaattaattttttaataataaattatactttcttttaaaaagaatacacGATATTTACATAATCTgtaattgtatttaatattactatataatcttaaagtgtataaatgagtaatattaaatacaattatgaGTTGTGCAAGCGTCACGCACTCTTTTAAATAAAGAgtgagtttattattaaaaaattaattttttatgtggataCTATACTTAATTACTTTTTCTAAAGTGAGTATgcccaaatatcatttttatttttaaaaaaatagaatttattattaaaaaaataatttttttatataaatcttatatttatttaattttttaaatctaaaaatatctctTCTCTCCTACTGTAATCATTTGTAATCACGGAAGTAGTACTGTGTGATTATTCTTTATGGGTCGTTCAAATGTCTTatccaaattaatttttgtcatCCGTACCATTTCGCGTGACTTAAAGCATCTCCGGTCTCAAAATTGGTCCAACTCCGTATTAATTATGTGGGCCGGATCTTAGAAAATATAGCTACGTTGCACCCAAAACCACGCTACGTACGCAACCGCTCCCAACATAACGTCTGATCGATggacatataataaataatggcAGACGTACTGCTGCTATTTGTCAAGATCGACTTCATGCATGcgctataaattataaattaaattcaaccTATATAATATCCAAACTTagaaattacatttttaaaacttaaaatagtACTGTTTCTAATTTAGCCAAGCATGatctcaagaattttttttatacatgacaTCTGTTTCTAAAGTAATGGCAATTGGTTGAAACagtactatttttaaaaaaattaatggaaatttttttagaaacaGTACTGTTTCTAAACAAAATAGAACtgtttttaaattcatctctcCTCACACTGCACACTTTATACATGACTAACCACTGCATTATTCTCTTCGAAAAAGCAGATCGCAAAACCCCACAGACAATCAATCAAACGAATGCCCCAAACGTACGTACAgggattaaaagaaaataagataaaatgaaaaagacaaGTTATTAATCGTTCACATAAGTTTCGAGTTATTTGGAGATCGTGATCTTTCTATCTGCAGGTACTGATAATTTATTGAGAGATTAACTCAAGCAAAGTTTTGAAATCTTTGGAAGCAATCCCATCAGGTCCGGCAGCTTTCACTACAAGTTCTTTAAGATCTCTGATCTTCTCCCTCATCCTCCTTCCATGTTGATCATGTCCCAGAACGAGCTCCAAGCTTTTGACCATTCCCTTCTTTGCAAACACCCCTCCCTCAACCCTAACCCCTATCTCCCACACGTCCTCTACCATCCGTCCGTTCATCTTATTGTCGCCTAAGATCGGCCGGCAGATCATCGGAACCTCTCCGACAATGCTCTCAAACACAGAGTTGTATCCACAGTGTGTAATGTACACGCCTACTGCTTTATGTGACAAGACATGAGCCTGGGGTGCCCAGGGAACTATTTTTCCTTGTTTCCTTGTCCTCTCGAGGAACCCATTCGGCAGAAATGCTTTGAAGTTTTCCCTAAGAGACCAAAGAAAAGGAACGCAACTCGCTTCCAGCGCCTCTGCTAAAGCTGCAAACTCGTGGGGTGGCACCGCCGCTACTGTTCCAAAGCTTATATATGCTACCGATGTTGGCTTTTGCTCGTCCAACCATGGGAGGCAGCCTGTGGCGTCTGAATGCGATGGTGGTAGGGGTGGAGTTGGGACTATTAATGTGAGAAATCCCACGTACAGAATGTCTTGGAACTTGGACTTGAGATCATCGGTGAGTATGGTTGAGTTTAGTTCTTGGAAAGAGTTCATCACAACAGCATTTGCTCGTGGCAGGACTTCCCCAATTCTGCGCAGTGTGCGTGCGAAaattgatgaagaatttgagtGATTACCTTGAAGTATTTCTTGGGGTAAGTCCCCGAAGCGCATTACGGAGAGTCCTGGAATGGCATCTAGGGTTTTGTCAATAGGGTTTAGTTCTCCCACTGCACCGCCATTACCATGAGCTTCACCGCCATTACCATGAGCTTCACCGCCACCGCAAGCTTTAGCATAAGTCTCCTGGATGAGAGCACTGTAAATGTGGGCAGAGAGATCGTAGGGTGCGGGAACGTATAAAGGGACCCACTTTACAAGCATGTCGGCAGCCATATCGCAGCCAAAGGCCAAGAAAGCATCGTTCAAGATGCAGGTGATCTTTTGCTGCCCAGTCTCGGCCACTGCCATATCCATGCCTTTCCGGAAGCTCTCAGGAGCAGCCTCAAGGAACAGCTCCAGTTCCTCGAGGGGATTCCCGGGGGTGAGGACATGTCCCTCCGGCACGCCATCCGCAACATCGTAGGATTTAAGGTTGTGTGGGAGGTGAGCTCCTGAGGTGGCAGAGAGCTTTTGGTTGGATTTGGCAGTGTTGAGGAAGGAGAACCGCACGTCAGGGGCGGCCGATGCTAATTTGGAAGCTAGGTTGAGTAAAGGCCAGGGATGGCAGCCGAATGGAAATGCCAAAACGGCAACATGCTGATTTTTTCCTGAGCTTTGACTCATTTTTCTCGGCTTGATTTTTCTTGCCAAAACTAGATAATATTAGTGTACTTGGTATTGCATGAGGGCATGCATCCAAGAACCGAGAGAGATCTATAagatataaatattaatagcATCATACATTCCAAGCTCTTTGCTACTGTCggcaattaatattatttaatactgAATGGTAGCTTTAAACCTAAGTCTGACTGGTAGCCATAGTTAGGTAAGCACTCCCGCCAACTAACACTCTTGGCAATTAATATTATGGAATTTGATCGACGAAGTGGACCTATAAtacaaatgctttttttttttctttaattattttttatacagttttaaatatttttaaaaaattaaaaaatatcaattcccTAATatttacttccttaatcattaaataaaagaattaaaaattaaaaattcaatcgATCACTTTTATCGGttcaactagcattttcctaataTTATTGAGTACTAAATGGTAGCTTTAAACTTGGGAGTTGTTTCAAAAtagatctcatctcaaaattctcatatctgcatcttatcatctcatcttattacatctccttcccaaacaaaatttaaatacaaatattttccaactaatcattacaactttttcaaattttcaaacaaaaaataaaaaataattcaactttttcaaatctctacacaaaaataatattataaaactatattctaacaatattttaattttataatatgttttattctaatttttctctctcctttcccaaaactcaaaaaatactcaattcaaattatcttactactattcataaactacctta
Coding sequences:
- the LOC121253546 gene encoding anthocyanidin 3-O-glucosyltransferase 7-like, whose protein sequence is MSQSSGKNQHVAVLAFPFGCHPWPLLNLASKLASAAPDVRFSFLNTAKSNQKLSATSGAHLPHNLKSYDVADGVPEGHVLTPGNPLEELELFLEAAPESFRKGMDMAVAETGQQKITCILNDAFLAFGCDMAADMLVKWVPLYVPAPYDLSAHIYSALIQETYAKACGGGEAHGNGGEAHGNGGAVGELNPIDKTLDAIPGLSVMRFGDLPQEILQGNHSNSSSIFARTLRRIGEVLPRANAVVMNSFQELNSTILTDDLKSKFQDILYVGFLTLIVPTPPLPPSHSDATGCLPWLDEQKPTSVAYISFGTVAAVPPHEFAALAEALEASCVPFLWSLRENFKAFLPNGFLERTRKQGKIVPWAPQAHVLSHKAVGVYITHCGYNSVFESIVGEVPMICRPILGDNKMNGRMVEDVWEIGVRVEGGVFAKKGMVKSLELVLGHDQHGRRMREKIRDLKELVVKAAGPDGIASKDFKTLLELISQ
- the LOC121251381 gene encoding E3 ubiquitin-protein ligase ATL42-like — protein: MNRLSLLILQLNFMFFLVKAQSSPNQGDGPRKFQPSLGVVLGILLIMFSVTVLLLLYAKFYHRRGFVHGNTQNFGFLRSSSRFSGIDKTVIESLPFFRFSSLKGTKDGLECSVCLSKFEDAEILRLLPKCKHAFHIECIDNWLVKHSSCPLCRHRVSAEDPSIFTYTNSMRLMEQSERRVDSNIELFVQREDENRGSSRFSIGSSFRKAEKGSNTNKEEKSLIQEEDGGGDEDHHKVLHKHNHKIIVSDFVFKNRWSSVSSSDLIFLNSEMITAMSSNRFSSLTLDSNNEQFSTARGVENEQVKTIKEEMEMKRSFESKISTLSNTGPVLLPGLASASDFAVNISQTSRLMNPGERRSMSEITALSRHGDSGMIKSRIEESYIVGNGVKEERIRRLWLPIARRTVQWYANRERRSQQNQKTPQALDV